In a single window of the Pseudodesulfovibrio profundus genome:
- a CDS encoding DUF6079 family protein, translating to MKYGDLIQFDPIESVVQLRDADKSSAAHTLVNTYVISEEMAERLTQLVIPQMQFDQPVDNKGLLVVGNYGTGKSHLMSVVSSLAADASLLEGLNHAGVRDAASQIAGRFKVIRTEIGATTMSLRDILVAELEEHLEKLGVEYVFPEAGTITSHKRAFEDMMAKFGEVFPEHGLLLVVDELLDYLRTRKDQELILDLNFLREVGEVCKDLRFRFMAGVQEAIFDSPRFAFVADSIRRVKDRFEQILIARSDVKFVVAERLLKKTTEQQAKIRDYLMPFAKYYGGLNERMDEFVRLFPVHPDYIDTFERVTVVEKREVLKTLSMGMKGILGKDVPQDEPGLIAFDSYWNTLKQNASFRAIPEIRAVIDCSQVLESRIENAITRKQYKPMALRLIHALSVHRLTTGDIYAPMGASAEELRDRLCLFDPLIAELGSDEPDKDLQTHVETVLREIHKTVSGQFISFNADNRQFYLDLKKTDDFDALIDKRAESLGQAQLDRFYYEALKRVMECQDATYVTGYKIWQHELVWQEHKAARTGYLFFGAPNERSTAVPQREFYLYFIQPNDPPRFKDDKVNDEVFFRLKGTDEEFQTALKSYAAALDLAATSSGHAKATYESKANGFLKKLVQWLQKHMSDAFEVTYQGRAKSMTEWAKGKSIRDLSGLSPHETINFRDLVNTIAGVCLAPNFENQAPDYPFFSVLITGNNRAQAAQDALRAIAGQNRTKQATAVLDALELLDGEKIDPYKSKYTKFILDAVKAKGHGQVVNRSEIIQDDHGLEYMNPGGSRLEPEWVSVLVAALVYSGDIVLSIPGKKFDATGLQQLAATGMDELVRFKHLEQPKEWNLPALKALFELLGMTPGMAQLVTQGKDEPVQNLQQAVGKIVKRIVMTQQTLREGLSFWGLDLLAGTDLASQASGLDEAKGFFESLQAYSSPGKLKNFRYSAPEVLAHEKAVKALDELDALREFIMDHSPTASWLSTAEAVLTAEHDWVDRMKTTRQDVLDALKQADLTELASQSQSIGAKLQKLKKDYTVAYIGLHAKARLGVNDDKRKAGLLNDQRLQTLLKLAGIDLMPRQQLTDYQNRLAGLKSCFALTEQNLDASPICPHCGFRPSVETGTAAGSQMIDQMDAQLDAMVTAWTSTILSNLEDPITQANMDLLKIDDREPLEAFIKSKELPVPLDSNFVHALKEVLSGLVKVTVKAQELQQALQVTDGPATPAEMKKRFEEYIDQLTKGKDPAKVRIVME from the coding sequence ATGAAATACGGAGACCTTATCCAATTCGACCCGATTGAGTCGGTCGTTCAGTTGCGTGACGCGGACAAATCCAGCGCCGCGCACACACTCGTGAACACCTATGTCATTTCCGAGGAAATGGCCGAACGGCTCACGCAGCTTGTCATTCCTCAGATGCAGTTCGATCAGCCGGTCGACAACAAGGGCCTGCTGGTTGTCGGTAACTACGGCACCGGTAAGTCGCACTTGATGTCGGTGGTCTCCAGTCTTGCCGCAGACGCCTCCCTGCTGGAAGGGCTGAACCACGCCGGTGTCCGCGATGCGGCCTCTCAGATCGCCGGTCGGTTCAAGGTCATCCGTACCGAGATCGGAGCCACCACCATGTCCCTGCGCGACATCCTGGTGGCCGAACTGGAAGAGCATCTCGAAAAACTCGGCGTGGAGTATGTGTTCCCCGAGGCGGGCACCATCACCAGTCACAAACGGGCCTTCGAGGACATGATGGCCAAGTTCGGCGAGGTCTTCCCTGAACACGGCCTGCTGCTGGTGGTCGACGAGCTGCTCGACTACCTGCGCACCCGCAAGGATCAGGAGCTGATCCTCGACCTCAACTTCCTCCGCGAGGTCGGCGAGGTCTGCAAGGATCTGCGCTTCCGCTTCATGGCCGGTGTCCAGGAAGCCATTTTCGACAGCCCGCGCTTCGCCTTTGTCGCCGACAGCATCCGCCGGGTGAAGGACCGCTTCGAGCAGATCCTCATTGCCCGCAGCGACGTCAAATTCGTTGTGGCCGAGCGCCTGCTCAAGAAAACCACCGAGCAACAGGCCAAGATCCGCGACTATCTGATGCCCTTTGCCAAATACTATGGCGGCCTCAACGAGCGGATGGATGAGTTCGTCCGGCTCTTTCCGGTGCATCCCGATTACATCGACACATTCGAACGCGTCACCGTGGTGGAAAAGCGCGAGGTGCTCAAGACACTGTCCATGGGCATGAAAGGCATCCTCGGCAAGGATGTGCCGCAGGACGAACCCGGCCTGATCGCCTTCGACAGCTACTGGAACACGCTCAAGCAGAACGCCTCGTTCCGCGCCATTCCCGAGATTCGGGCGGTCATCGATTGCAGCCAGGTGCTGGAATCCCGCATCGAAAACGCCATCACCCGGAAACAATACAAGCCGATGGCACTGCGCCTGATCCATGCGCTGTCCGTCCATCGCCTCACCACCGGCGACATCTATGCCCCCATGGGCGCGTCCGCCGAGGAACTGCGCGACCGCCTCTGCCTGTTCGACCCGCTGATCGCCGAACTGGGCAGCGACGAACCCGACAAGGACCTGCAGACCCATGTGGAAACGGTCCTGCGGGAGATCCACAAAACGGTCAGCGGCCAGTTCATTTCCTTTAATGCCGACAACCGCCAGTTCTATCTCGACCTGAAGAAGACCGACGACTTCGACGCCCTGATCGACAAGCGGGCCGAAAGCCTGGGCCAGGCTCAACTCGACCGCTTCTATTACGAGGCGCTCAAGCGGGTCATGGAGTGCCAGGACGCCACCTACGTGACCGGCTATAAGATCTGGCAGCACGAACTGGTCTGGCAGGAACACAAGGCCGCCCGTACTGGCTACCTCTTTTTCGGCGCTCCCAACGAGCGCTCCACCGCCGTGCCGCAGCGGGAATTCTACCTCTACTTCATCCAGCCCAACGACCCGCCGCGCTTCAAGGACGACAAGGTCAACGACGAGGTCTTCTTCCGCCTGAAAGGCACCGACGAGGAATTCCAGACCGCGCTGAAGAGCTACGCGGCAGCCCTGGATCTTGCAGCTACCTCATCGGGCCACGCCAAGGCCACCTATGAATCGAAGGCCAACGGCTTCCTGAAGAAGCTGGTCCAGTGGCTGCAGAAGCACATGAGCGACGCCTTCGAGGTCACTTATCAGGGCCGCGCCAAGTCCATGACAGAATGGGCCAAGGGCAAATCCATCCGCGATCTGTCCGGTCTGTCGCCCCACGAGACTATCAATTTCCGTGACCTGGTGAACACCATTGCCGGTGTCTGCCTGGCACCGAACTTCGAGAACCAGGCCCCGGACTACCCGTTCTTCTCGGTCCTGATCACCGGCAACAACCGCGCCCAGGCCGCGCAGGACGCCCTGCGGGCCATCGCCGGGCAGAACCGCACCAAGCAGGCAACCGCCGTGCTGGACGCCCTGGAGCTGCTCGACGGCGAGAAGATCGACCCCTACAAGTCGAAGTACACCAAGTTCATCCTCGATGCCGTCAAGGCCAAGGGCCACGGCCAGGTGGTCAACCGCAGCGAGATCATCCAGGACGACCATGGGCTGGAATACATGAACCCGGGCGGTTCGCGCCTGGAACCCGAATGGGTGAGTGTCCTGGTGGCTGCCCTGGTCTACTCCGGCGACATTGTGCTCTCCATCCCGGGCAAGAAATTCGACGCCACCGGGCTGCAGCAGCTTGCCGCGACCGGCATGGACGAACTGGTCCGCTTCAAGCACCTGGAGCAGCCCAAGGAATGGAACCTGCCCGCGCTCAAAGCGCTGTTCGAACTGCTCGGCATGACGCCGGGCATGGCCCAGCTCGTCACCCAGGGCAAGGACGAGCCAGTGCAGAACCTGCAGCAGGCAGTGGGCAAGATCGTCAAGCGCATCGTCATGACCCAGCAGACCCTGCGCGAAGGGCTCTCCTTCTGGGGTCTGGATCTGCTCGCGGGCACCGACCTGGCCAGCCAGGCCAGTGGGCTGGACGAGGCCAAGGGCTTCTTTGAATCGCTCCAGGCCTACTCCTCGCCAGGTAAGCTGAAAAACTTCCGCTACAGCGCTCCCGAGGTGCTGGCCCACGAAAAGGCCGTGAAGGCGCTCGATGAGCTGGATGCCCTGCGCGAGTTCATCATGGACCACAGCCCGACGGCGTCCTGGCTCTCCACCGCCGAGGCGGTGCTGACCGCCGAGCATGACTGGGTGGATCGCATGAAGACCACCCGGCAGGATGTGCTCGATGCCCTCAAGCAGGCCGACCTGACCGAGCTGGCCAGCCAGTCTCAGAGCATCGGGGCCAAGCTGCAAAAGCTGAAGAAGGATTACACCGTCGCCTACATCGGCCTGCACGCCAAGGCCCGGCTGGGGGTGAACGACGACAAGCGCAAGGCGGGCCTGCTCAATGACCAGCGGCTGCAAACCCTGCTCAAGCTGGCCGGTATCGACCTGATGCCCCGGCAGCAGCTCACCGATTACCAGAACCGCCTGGCCGGACTGAAAAGCTGCTTCGCCCTGACCGAGCAAAACCTCGACGCCTCGCCCATTTGCCCGCATTGCGGGTTCCGGCCTTCGGTAGAAACCGGCACGGCGGCAGGCTCGCAGATGATCGACCAGATGGACGCCCAGCTCGACGCCATGGTGACGGCCTGGACCTCCACCATTCTCAGCAACCTGGAGGACCCGATCACCCAGGCCAACATGGACCTGCTGAAGATCGACGACCGCGAGCCCCTGGAAGCCTTCATCAAGTCGAAAGAACTGCCGGTGCCGCTGGACAGCAACTTTGTCCACGCCCTGAAGGAAGTGCTCTCCGGTCTGGTCAAGGTCACCGTCAAGGCGCAGGAGCTGCAACAGGCCCTGCAGGTTACCGACGGCCCGGCCACCCCGGCGGAGATGAAGAAACGCTTTGAGGAGTACATCGATCAGCTCACCAAGGGCAAGGACCCGGCCAAGGTGCGGATCGTCATGGAATAA
- a CDS encoding DNA methyltransferase, translated as MKETSLFDSLFEEPQKPSGPVTCLGMTFENDEVRRAHFTEELRKKLQDPEFRKIEGFPIGSDEDILNLSDPPYYTACPNPWIGEFLSIYGDPSSTEVVSEPYSGDLAATGRHPVYSFHPYHTKVPPEIIKELITYYTSPGDLVLDIFCGTGMTGVAARECGRNVIVNDLSPIATFISSVNTSSFDKHLFKKEIENLIRQSEKKFSWVYETEDAGRRTSVNYYVWTDVFNCPECVHEFPFFPHGVIHHGNKVQTKKQFECPSCGAELNVRKVERVLTTDGKKKSLAWVNAASGRNRINREPNDFDRDVVRKVISALQDTPLWIPSDEIDPAGYSAKLAQLGDKAITDVSKFLSERNRLVFADLWQRMAEINDASIRNAIRSCLTSIFTVISERQGYFGGGGGMSGNLYMPIVRMEKNIYDSLRRKIKKFIDAESEKPRNHEGHLVTTQSATKLDQIVDQSIDYIYTDPPFGANIIYSEMNLILEGWLKVRSNNSPEAVIDETKHKEFEDYGRLMLRAFKECYRVLRPGKWLTVEFHNTQASVWNLIQNAISEAGFVVAQVCKLDKGSTTILADIRPGAVVQDLIISAYKPSTQFLEKFNASASEESGVWEFVRNYLSHLPTFKKVGSDVAYLTERDSRILFDQMVAYYVRNGYPVPISNQEFQLGIRQRFAERDGMFFLPEQAAEYDKKRLTVERLIQGTLFVSDESSAIEWLRSLLRDKPQTFQDLHPQFLREIGGWSKNEKALELSTLLEQNFLRFEGRGEVPSQIHSYLSTNWPEFRNRPKDDSGLIAKARDRWYVPDPNKAGDLEKLRERALLKEFEEYKGAKKNLKVFRLEAVRAGFKKAWQERDYTVIVAVAEKIPNNVLEEDPKLLMWYDQAITRIS; from the coding sequence ATGAAAGAAACCAGTTTGTTTGACTCGCTGTTTGAAGAGCCGCAGAAGCCCTCCGGCCCGGTGACCTGTCTCGGCATGACCTTCGAGAACGACGAGGTTCGCCGCGCCCACTTTACCGAGGAGCTGCGCAAGAAGTTGCAGGACCCGGAGTTTCGCAAGATCGAAGGCTTTCCCATTGGCAGCGACGAGGACATCCTGAACCTCAGCGATCCGCCGTATTACACCGCTTGTCCTAATCCGTGGATTGGGGAATTTTTGTCGATATATGGAGATCCTTCCTCAACGGAAGTAGTTTCGGAACCATATTCGGGCGATCTTGCCGCGACAGGTCGGCATCCTGTTTATTCATTTCATCCTTATCATACCAAAGTGCCTCCAGAGATTATCAAGGAGTTGATTACCTACTACACCTCCCCAGGTGATTTGGTACTGGACATTTTCTGTGGGACTGGAATGACGGGCGTAGCCGCCAGAGAGTGCGGAAGAAATGTTATTGTCAACGATCTTTCACCAATAGCGACATTTATCTCTAGCGTTAATACGTCTAGTTTCGACAAACACTTATTCAAAAAAGAAATTGAGAATTTAATAAGGCAGTCCGAGAAAAAATTTAGCTGGGTGTATGAAACTGAAGATGCCGGAAGGCGTACAAGTGTTAACTATTACGTATGGACGGATGTGTTTAATTGCCCTGAGTGTGTTCATGAATTTCCGTTTTTCCCGCACGGCGTTATTCACCATGGCAACAAGGTCCAGACTAAAAAGCAATTTGAGTGTCCATCATGTGGCGCTGAACTAAACGTAAGGAAAGTTGAACGGGTACTTACAACTGATGGAAAGAAAAAATCTCTTGCTTGGGTAAATGCTGCGTCTGGAAGAAATCGGATTAACCGAGAGCCAAACGATTTCGATCGAGATGTTGTGCGCAAAGTGATATCTGCCCTACAAGATACACCTTTGTGGATTCCATCTGATGAAATAGACCCAGCTGGATACTCAGCAAAGCTCGCTCAGTTAGGCGACAAAGCAATTACAGACGTTAGCAAGTTTCTATCAGAAAGAAACCGATTGGTCTTTGCCGACCTGTGGCAACGTATGGCAGAAATCAACGACGCGTCCATACGCAATGCTATTAGATCGTGCTTAACGTCAATTTTCACTGTCATATCAGAGCGTCAAGGATATTTCGGTGGCGGTGGAGGCATGTCAGGAAACCTGTATATGCCAATCGTTCGAATGGAAAAAAATATCTACGACTCTCTCAGAAGAAAGATAAAAAAATTCATTGATGCCGAAAGTGAAAAGCCACGAAACCATGAAGGCCATCTTGTAACAACGCAGTCAGCCACGAAGCTCGATCAGATTGTAGATCAGAGCATTGATTACATCTATACCGATCCTCCTTTTGGTGCAAACATCATATACAGCGAAATGAACTTGATTCTCGAGGGATGGTTAAAGGTAAGATCTAACAATTCACCAGAAGCAGTAATCGATGAAACAAAGCATAAGGAGTTTGAAGATTACGGCCGGTTAATGCTTCGAGCGTTTAAAGAGTGTTACAGAGTATTAAGGCCAGGAAAATGGCTCACTGTAGAGTTTCACAACACGCAAGCTTCGGTCTGGAACCTAATACAAAATGCGATATCTGAAGCAGGTTTCGTGGTTGCTCAGGTATGCAAGCTTGATAAAGGATCTACAACAATACTTGCCGATATAAGGCCGGGGGCTGTTGTCCAGGATTTGATTATCTCCGCCTACAAGCCTTCAACTCAATTCCTTGAGAAATTCAACGCATCTGCCTCAGAAGAGAGCGGTGTTTGGGAGTTTGTTCGTAACTATCTTTCTCATCTCCCAACTTTCAAGAAGGTAGGGAGTGATGTTGCGTATCTCACCGAAAGGGACTCCAGAATATTGTTCGATCAAATGGTGGCCTACTATGTTAGGAATGGATATCCCGTACCTATTTCTAATCAAGAATTCCAGCTCGGTATTAGACAGAGGTTTGCTGAGCGTGATGGGATGTTTTTTCTTCCCGAACAAGCTGCAGAGTATGACAAAAAACGCTTAACCGTTGAACGGTTGATTCAAGGTACTCTGTTTGTTTCTGATGAATCTTCGGCAATTGAATGGTTGAGAAGCCTTCTCCGTGATAAACCGCAGACCTTCCAGGATCTCCACCCACAGTTTTTGAGGGAAATTGGTGGGTGGAGCAAGAATGAGAAAGCTCTTGAACTGTCTACGTTGCTAGAGCAGAACTTCTTGCGATTCGAAGGGCGTGGTGAAGTTCCGAGCCAAATTCACAGTTATCTGTCGACTAACTGGCCGGAGTTCCGCAACCGCCCCAAAGATGATTCAGGGCTCATTGCGAAAGCTCGTGATCGCTGGTACGTGCCCGATCCAAATAAGGCTGGTGATCTCGAAAAATTACGCGAAAGGGCGTTGCTGAAGGAGTTCGAGGAATATAAAGGTGCCAAGAAGAATCTCAAAGTTTTCCGGCTGGAAGCTGTTCGAGCCGGTTTCAAGAAGGCCTGGCAAGAGAGAGATTACACTGTAATCGTAGCAGTGGCTGAAAAGATTCCCAACAACGTCCTGGAAGAAGATCCCAAGCTGCTCATGTGGTATGACCAAGCAATAACTCGAATCTCTTAA
- a CDS encoding McrB family protein, with protein sequence MLKIKYIVFKRLGKTDLDVLQNAEENTGHTYISIGKNKRWLDDLANDELVWSAEGQSEYASIQLEPVNSDPDLVAQELSFRIQHGQREGEARFNNQRTHPVIAWSKPVREDRPDENSAYIVLIRDQEDKYHARFIRSLDHLPTELRVKIEGKAYGAIDLRDEGGIILKNPTISRIIEALKTTHNVILYGPPGTGKTWLMKSVQKCFEQGIAPVLFAEDDLNHPFQSAPMQSFPEGQVVKKSLFVTFHQSMSYESFVAGLRPDIDPTSGSITYKVKKGPFIELAENAAGHEAASLLLIDEINRGNTAEIFGELITVLEVDKRKAADGTQTDLTVEVMLPYPPENGPVTQDGIFVMPFHFYTLASMNSVDRSVAPLDSALRRRFQIIEIGPDIELLKLQVQIVKGFLNVGEHDEWNRISFLACKLLEKINRNIAVFRGTDFRLGHAYFWKVFAPETGTVKSRKQALIAAFREKVIPQLKEMFRDQQELLKTILGGEANEKRLFVFDSGADIIVGDLLVEPTGWLHVKDEQTTDEWLEIMQVIAGIGAEGWPQEDEQVAEDVEEVEGEIAAENNVQENP encoded by the coding sequence GTGCTCAAAATTAAATACATTGTATTCAAACGTCTTGGGAAAACCGACCTCGACGTCTTGCAGAATGCTGAAGAGAATACAGGCCATACATATATTTCTATTGGGAAAAACAAAAGATGGCTTGATGACCTTGCTAATGATGAATTGGTTTGGAGTGCAGAAGGTCAAAGCGAATATGCATCAATTCAACTTGAACCTGTGAATAGTGATCCAGATTTAGTGGCACAGGAATTGAGTTTCAGAATTCAGCATGGACAACGAGAAGGGGAAGCTAGATTCAACAACCAGAGGACACATCCTGTTATAGCTTGGTCCAAACCTGTCAGGGAAGATCGGCCAGACGAAAATAGCGCTTATATTGTGCTAATTCGAGATCAAGAGGACAAGTACCACGCTCGGTTTATTCGCTCTTTAGATCATCTTCCGACAGAGTTGAGAGTAAAAATAGAAGGGAAGGCGTATGGGGCTATAGATCTGAGAGATGAAGGTGGAATTATTCTGAAGAATCCGACCATATCCCGCATAATTGAAGCATTGAAAACGACTCATAATGTAATTCTGTACGGGCCTCCAGGAACAGGAAAAACTTGGCTGATGAAATCGGTACAGAAATGTTTTGAGCAAGGGATAGCGCCAGTTCTTTTTGCCGAAGATGATCTCAACCACCCTTTCCAATCTGCCCCTATGCAATCTTTTCCAGAGGGCCAAGTTGTTAAGAAATCGCTCTTTGTCACTTTCCACCAAAGCATGTCATACGAGTCCTTTGTTGCTGGACTAAGACCCGATATCGATCCAACGAGCGGCTCTATCACTTATAAGGTTAAAAAAGGACCTTTCATAGAACTGGCTGAAAATGCCGCCGGACACGAGGCGGCATCTCTCCTGTTAATTGATGAGATCAATAGAGGAAACACTGCGGAAATTTTTGGGGAACTTATTACCGTCCTAGAGGTGGATAAGCGCAAGGCAGCGGATGGAACACAAACGGATTTGACTGTAGAGGTTATGTTGCCCTATCCACCGGAAAACGGACCAGTTACCCAAGATGGTATTTTCGTAATGCCGTTCCATTTTTACACCTTGGCATCTATGAATTCTGTGGATCGTTCTGTTGCCCCTTTGGACAGTGCTCTGCGGCGGCGTTTCCAAATCATAGAGATAGGCCCGGACATAGAACTGTTAAAACTTCAGGTTCAAATCGTTAAAGGCTTCCTCAATGTTGGAGAGCATGATGAGTGGAACAGAATTTCCTTCCTTGCCTGCAAGTTGCTAGAAAAAATTAACCGGAACATAGCTGTTTTTCGAGGCACCGATTTTCGCCTGGGACATGCTTATTTCTGGAAGGTGTTCGCTCCTGAAACCGGCACCGTAAAGTCCAGGAAACAAGCATTGATAGCAGCATTCCGCGAAAAGGTTATTCCCCAACTTAAGGAGATGTTCCGAGATCAGCAGGAGCTATTGAAGACAATTCTAGGAGGAGAAGCCAACGAGAAGAGACTTTTTGTTTTTGATTCTGGGGCCGACATCATAGTCGGTGACCTTCTTGTGGAGCCGACCGGGTGGCTGCATGTAAAAGATGAGCAAACAACTGATGAATGGCTGGAAATAATGCAGGTTATAGCAGGAATTGGTGCGGAAGGATGGCCGCAAGAAGATGAGCAGGTAGCTGAAGATGTTGAAGAGGTAGAAGGTGAAATTGCGGCTGAAAATAATGTTCAGGAGAATCCTTGA
- a CDS encoding 5-methylcytosine restriction system specificity protein McrC: protein MNNHSSVSTMECKENHWYSLPPELRDDGIQLLEKAVSVCNRRLVSTNALSEKLPIQLDPYRRQIRFSGISGFLSLGPVFVTIRPKFMGENHWVSRLSNALVLSGGPGRMVILPGTLSAAWLTSRFVDPFARLFAQSLLKALESHPLLAYHRIKRELSFVRGRILLHKQLIKSPTRQHKVSCSFSEFTNNNEYIHLLRWAVIEFQRLARARETQLALKAALDRLPQVESSDSFRFPTLRPLPPGMSIYREPFELAQELLRARRRSVSTTRSDKRICGVIAIMHECYEAMVSYLYRRISSRIGIKTQAQSTWEFVKRSGPGLGYRSRYVRPDDILYCSESMRPILVSDSKYVGRIGTEAQTKKHKLDAGNFYQVVCSCMSAGTRAGLIVQPFTEDLDEKVPQFERWETSVGFQKGVISIGVLRLDFRVLNSPNGLRLLEQQLETGVRNMSVLPEGI, encoded by the coding sequence TTGAATAACCATAGCTCAGTTTCAACAATGGAGTGCAAAGAGAATCATTGGTACTCTCTTCCTCCAGAACTGCGGGACGATGGGATACAGCTTTTGGAAAAAGCTGTATCTGTCTGCAACAGACGCCTCGTATCCACTAATGCTCTATCGGAAAAGCTTCCTATTCAATTAGATCCCTATCGGAGGCAGATCCGGTTTAGTGGTATTTCAGGATTTTTGAGCCTCGGCCCAGTCTTTGTCACCATTCGCCCAAAATTCATGGGCGAGAATCATTGGGTTTCTCGACTAAGCAATGCTTTAGTATTGAGTGGCGGACCAGGTAGGATGGTAATTCTTCCGGGTACGTTGTCTGCAGCGTGGCTAACCTCGCGCTTCGTAGACCCGTTTGCTCGCCTTTTCGCCCAATCACTTCTGAAGGCCCTTGAAAGCCATCCTCTGTTGGCTTACCACAGAATTAAGAGAGAACTATCTTTTGTCCGTGGCAGGATTCTTTTACATAAGCAACTAATCAAATCACCAACTCGCCAGCACAAGGTTTCATGTTCGTTTTCTGAATTTACTAATAATAATGAATACATTCATCTGTTAAGGTGGGCGGTAATCGAATTCCAGCGATTAGCGCGTGCTCGCGAAACTCAGCTTGCTTTAAAAGCTGCTCTAGATCGGCTACCGCAAGTAGAAAGTAGTGATTCTTTCAGGTTCCCCACGCTCAGACCATTACCACCAGGGATGTCAATATACCGTGAACCTTTCGAATTGGCGCAGGAACTTTTAAGAGCACGCCGTCGTTCAGTATCAACTACAAGATCTGACAAAAGAATATGCGGTGTGATCGCCATAATGCATGAATGCTATGAGGCGATGGTGTCATATCTTTACAGGCGGATTTCTTCTCGAATTGGCATAAAAACACAGGCGCAAAGCACCTGGGAGTTCGTGAAGCGTTCCGGGCCTGGATTGGGTTATAGGAGCAGGTATGTTAGGCCGGATGATATTTTGTACTGCTCTGAAAGTATGCGCCCTATCTTAGTTTCCGATTCAAAATATGTCGGGCGCATAGGCACAGAAGCACAAACCAAGAAGCACAAATTGGACGCGGGCAATTTTTATCAGGTGGTTTGCTCTTGTATGTCCGCTGGGACTCGTGCTGGATTGATAGTGCAGCCATTTACAGAAGACTTAGATGAGAAAGTGCCTCAGTTCGAACGATGGGAGACCAGTGTCGGTTTTCAGAAGGGAGTCATTTCTATTGGCGTTCTTCGCCTTGATTTCAGAGTGCTGAATTCACCTAATGGGCTTAGATTGCTTGAGCAGCAGCTTGAGACGGGGGTAAGGAATATGTCGGTACTACCTGAAGGAATCTAG